Proteins from a genomic interval of Odontesthes bonariensis isolate fOdoBon6 chromosome 7, fOdoBon6.hap1, whole genome shotgun sequence:
- the ric8b gene encoding chaperone Ric-8B isoform X2, whose protein sequence is MMDLNNILSQLETANEVDIETLLQQYSQENTQTFTFDQKEETLRSKLCQSVLTVLGRQAQPSCQKTCLETLRILSRDKRVLGPVATREGMLILARMAKLRAGQEETDQENDQECTLSEEEERVVVEALKCLCNVVYNSPAAQQVSVDVQLAHGLCASLHTAHTWQHEVGLFTLRLLFLLSALRPDVRVVLRREGHAVRQLTEVLEHTLDVHWVGPYEAALPGPQALPMPAEDNERAMEALKALFNLTLSEARDEEDDHQFRLIAAILRHLLMLKTETEEKTEEAHSHSVNLLNNLPVSCLDVLIDVPVQGGLEQYGGKNMEVVQVLLDFMEKRIDKGSNYKEGLTPVLSLLTEGSRCHREIRRYIKAQVLPPLTDVKIRPEVGTAIRNKLVRLMTHVDMGVKQTAAEFLFVLCKESVDNLLKYTGYGNAAGLLVARGLLAGGRGETQYSEDEDSDTEEYKSAKPFINPITGHVEEPMPNPIEEMTEEQKEYEAEKLANMFDKLSRQNVIRPMGVRPDGTLAPLEETLCDGPEDNSGSDSD, encoded by the exons ATGATGGATTTGAACAACATCTTGTCACAGCTTGAAACGGCAAACGAAGTGGACATAGAGACGCTTTTGCAGCAGTACAGCCAAGAG AACACCCAGACCTTCACTTTTGATCAAAAGGAGGAAACCCTGCGGAGT AAGCTGTGTCAGAGTGTGTTGACAGTCCTTGGGAGGCAGGCACAACCCAGCTGTCAGAAGACATGTCTGGAGACACTTCGCATCCTGTCCAGAGATAAGCGTGTTCTGGGACCCGTGGCCACCAGAGAGGGCATGTTGATCCTGGCACGGATGGCGAAGCTGCGTGCTGGACAGGAGGAGACTGACCAGGAAAACGACCAGGAATGCACACtgtcagaggaggaggagagggtggtGGTGGAGGCCTTGAAGTGCCTATGCAATGTGGTCTACAACAgtcctgcagctcagcaggTTAGTGTAGATGTTCAGCTGGCTCATGGCCTGTGTGCCAGCCTGCACACCGCACACACATGGCAGCACGAGGTGGGCCTGTTCACGCTTCGCCTCCTCTTCCTGCTGTCTGCCCTCCGACCTGACGTGAGAGTTGTTTTGAGGAGAGAGGGCCATGCTGTGAGACAGCTGACAGAGGTCCTGGAGCACACCCTGGATGTTCACTGGGTTGGTCCCTATGAAGCTGCCCTACCAGGTCCGCAGGCTCTGCCCATGCCTGCGGAGGATAACGAGCGAGCGATGGAAGCACTCAAAGCCTTGTTCAACCTCACACTTTCTGAAGCTCGTGACGAG GAGGATGACCACCAGTTCCGACTCATAGCTGCCATCCTGCGTCACCTGTTGATGCTGAAGACAGAGACGGAGGAGAAAACGGAGGAAGCACACAG CCATTCGGTCAACCTGCTGAACAACCTGCCCGTGTCCTGCCTGGATGTGCTGATTGACGTGCCCGTTCAGGGAGGACTCGAGCAATACGGCGGGAAAAACATGGAAGTGGTGCAAGTGTTGCTCGACTTCATGGAGAAGAGAATTGACAAG GGCTCCAACTACAAGGAGGGTTTGACTCCAGTGCTCAGCCTTTTGACTGAAGGATCCAGGTGCCACAGAGAGATCCGCCGGTATATCAAAGCTCAG GTACTTCCCCCGCTGACAGATGTTAAGATCAGGCCGGAGGTTGGCACCGCCATCAGAAACAAGCTGGTTCGATTAATGACACATGTGGACATGGGtgtgaagcagacggctgcagagtttctctttgtccTCTGCAAAGAAAGCG TGGACAACCTGTTGAAGTACACTGGATATGGAAATGCAGCAGGACTCCTTGTGGCTCGAGGGCTTCTCgcaggagggagaggagagacTCAGTACTCTGAAGATGAAGACTCGGACACGGAGGAATACAAATCTGCCAAACCTTT catcaacccTATCACTGGTCATGTGGAGGAGCCGATGCCGAATCCCATTGAAGAGATGACCGAGGAGCAGAAGGAGTATGAGGCCGAGAAACTGGCCAATATGTTTGACAAGTTGTCGAG
- the ric8b gene encoding chaperone Ric-8B isoform X1, producing MMDLNNILSQLETANEVDIETLLQQYSQENTQTFTFDQKEETLRSKLCQSVLTVLGRQAQPSCQKTCLETLRILSRDKRVLGPVATREGMLILARMAKLRAGQEETDQENDQECTLSEEEERVVVEALKCLCNVVYNSPAAQQVSVDVQLAHGLCASLHTAHTWQHEVGLFTLRLLFLLSALRPDVRVVLRREGHAVRQLTEVLEHTLDVHWVGPYEAALPGPQALPMPAEDNERAMEALKALFNLTLSEARDEEDDHQFRLIAAILRHLLMLKTETEEKTEEAHSHSVNLLNNLPVSCLDVLIDVPVQGGLEQYGGKNMEVVQVLLDFMEKRIDKQGSNYKEGLTPVLSLLTEGSRCHREIRRYIKAQVLPPLTDVKIRPEVGTAIRNKLVRLMTHVDMGVKQTAAEFLFVLCKESVDNLLKYTGYGNAAGLLVARGLLAGGRGETQYSEDEDSDTEEYKSAKPFINPITGHVEEPMPNPIEEMTEEQKEYEAEKLANMFDKLSRQNVIRPMGVRPDGTLAPLEETLCDGPEDNSGSDSD from the exons ATGATGGATTTGAACAACATCTTGTCACAGCTTGAAACGGCAAACGAAGTGGACATAGAGACGCTTTTGCAGCAGTACAGCCAAGAG AACACCCAGACCTTCACTTTTGATCAAAAGGAGGAAACCCTGCGGAGT AAGCTGTGTCAGAGTGTGTTGACAGTCCTTGGGAGGCAGGCACAACCCAGCTGTCAGAAGACATGTCTGGAGACACTTCGCATCCTGTCCAGAGATAAGCGTGTTCTGGGACCCGTGGCCACCAGAGAGGGCATGTTGATCCTGGCACGGATGGCGAAGCTGCGTGCTGGACAGGAGGAGACTGACCAGGAAAACGACCAGGAATGCACACtgtcagaggaggaggagagggtggtGGTGGAGGCCTTGAAGTGCCTATGCAATGTGGTCTACAACAgtcctgcagctcagcaggTTAGTGTAGATGTTCAGCTGGCTCATGGCCTGTGTGCCAGCCTGCACACCGCACACACATGGCAGCACGAGGTGGGCCTGTTCACGCTTCGCCTCCTCTTCCTGCTGTCTGCCCTCCGACCTGACGTGAGAGTTGTTTTGAGGAGAGAGGGCCATGCTGTGAGACAGCTGACAGAGGTCCTGGAGCACACCCTGGATGTTCACTGGGTTGGTCCCTATGAAGCTGCCCTACCAGGTCCGCAGGCTCTGCCCATGCCTGCGGAGGATAACGAGCGAGCGATGGAAGCACTCAAAGCCTTGTTCAACCTCACACTTTCTGAAGCTCGTGACGAG GAGGATGACCACCAGTTCCGACTCATAGCTGCCATCCTGCGTCACCTGTTGATGCTGAAGACAGAGACGGAGGAGAAAACGGAGGAAGCACACAG CCATTCGGTCAACCTGCTGAACAACCTGCCCGTGTCCTGCCTGGATGTGCTGATTGACGTGCCCGTTCAGGGAGGACTCGAGCAATACGGCGGGAAAAACATGGAAGTGGTGCAAGTGTTGCTCGACTTCATGGAGAAGAGAATTGACAAG CAGGGCTCCAACTACAAGGAGGGTTTGACTCCAGTGCTCAGCCTTTTGACTGAAGGATCCAGGTGCCACAGAGAGATCCGCCGGTATATCAAAGCTCAG GTACTTCCCCCGCTGACAGATGTTAAGATCAGGCCGGAGGTTGGCACCGCCATCAGAAACAAGCTGGTTCGATTAATGACACATGTGGACATGGGtgtgaagcagacggctgcagagtttctctttgtccTCTGCAAAGAAAGCG TGGACAACCTGTTGAAGTACACTGGATATGGAAATGCAGCAGGACTCCTTGTGGCTCGAGGGCTTCTCgcaggagggagaggagagacTCAGTACTCTGAAGATGAAGACTCGGACACGGAGGAATACAAATCTGCCAAACCTTT catcaacccTATCACTGGTCATGTGGAGGAGCCGATGCCGAATCCCATTGAAGAGATGACCGAGGAGCAGAAGGAGTATGAGGCCGAGAAACTGGCCAATATGTTTGACAAGTTGTCGAG